One Anoplopoma fimbria isolate UVic2021 breed Golden Eagle Sablefish chromosome 2, Afim_UVic_2022, whole genome shotgun sequence DNA window includes the following coding sequences:
- the alpk3b gene encoding alpha-protein kinase 3: MDSRRTTTRSSLGNGRSNSGDDSNGSSGSSRPTGCSYLSNVRPENRSTLCSVMAQLTEETQPSFETTLKSKAVSENCNVKFSCVVTGHPIPQVIWYKDDMQLDRYCGLPKYEIFRNGQNHSLHIYNCTVEDAAIYQTSASNSKGIVSCSGVLEVGEMNEFKIHQRYFAKLKQKAENRRKEAEGKENQEPLRTISPDRTQRKRRSTMEAFLSTPSSMEDEGIEESIQAVAVETEARLQEAAVEEVEEKPVPITNGAVSAVTNGQAIVENGNKNGTYIYDSAQKIFTAHQPKTPFVKKKIKISNSTQGEQSSEEKRSKDETLTSVALACTESVQSDGNSEELMEVENIVGSSVVDSGSRIVTEPPQKSETEEVLRAERPSKGENTCVKVAVPSKKGQMPASVPAAAPTSTSHTASGTEGKKAEKHEKKAGGKDSKQNLEMKSQSPHMTSKQQQPSAAAASRQPKSIVKGNISKTEHVTVMDVDEKSNTPTGGSLAQRDIESVNTPRESRSSLLQRPCEQAGDQLSAKETSPTQNNVSVSRPALLNEVTQAHTKMNRNDAPVSLELPTNQTGAQPPRKTGSERETTADDIQTPSLHCGLPAAIDKMTQDTWDHSRGSNESHTALFTDIQKSPLQSPGGGENSQGCNVTSSAQQSQINTAIKTVEGTEIQVDEEVEGNKVGKLLEQSGGVAPDEKVVEMETESAALHVNEHTETEIANKDTDVIIVDASNKETEKNKHISEMEEETSSATQDLQSSMLEPAIPLLTKTSENTNMSDLQIKEFQEIPKPVTKIISIAEMLRSQIKALESTLTNSVTTLPFHAGFVQVPTTSVTEPCEEFKENNSNATVKKLMSDRKTDTSITPPKNIKETLVEVYNLLNKTDQEQTQSQGATSPPVEALQKPPVIPPISVIDTGTTAGLHGSDKKYQEGVMDICQETGASTQVPLIDCPVVSLSGSENVKHNLPPLTSKDDLTTRPSSGTVTREHETPLAVTPIVSGQESNITDLEHVKCESVQGKDMRVSQKLIPETKLNYKSAMGNAEINSTTLDQYKMEEHDTNTSSLQSVQTFPAKSVLGTGTQENNLHIIQQDSSMVEELSRSVFLGNPTPGASPLLKKRDCVSPIPSATPQELASGARRKILAPKAKPEETSEATSPVDNQTQEKEVPTESRKLSATPVTFATSPSLSRRSPLLQPPVEQTSPAERRSPLFSRRKMPSETQAPSKPPTEEIHTPKTEGKPAEKEKHDPFKAPQVIRKIRAETFADASGHLKLWCQFFNVLSDSTIKWYRNEEAIAQIKRNAGDETQVNLAIVQASCKDSGVYGCTITNEYGSDSTDCLLSADILAGMSLREDLAVGEEIEMTPMIFNKGVADSGVWGNNFFGRIMMQESHIGDGCSHKVWRAKVIYGLEPVFESGNTCIIKVCNPIAYGGKAESCLIDRNLEIVKQECKIQNLAREYCKIFSAEARVIENFGPSLEVIPVYLIYRPANTVPYAKVEADLSGVYQKYSVLDNSGRLDTRSGSEAEQKCCALQHWIFQWTNGSLLLTRLEGVDTKITNVGISVKSTGHQGLSVEGNPKVFEQFVSQHQCNYFCGLLSLRSLKVMDSLLTPTKPKGSRSPLLQRKMAAGSSSPQTGRRAAGSPRLPRKTEQEGRSTPTKQKAADAPKLVKME; encoded by the exons ATGGATTCACGGAGGACGACGACACGCTCCTCTTTAGGCAATGGAAGATCCAACAGTGGGGATGATAGCaatgggagcagtgggagcagcCGGCCTACCGGCTGCAGCTACCTCTCTAACGTGAGGCCAGAGAACAG GAGCACACTCTGCAGCGTGATGGCACAGCTAACTGAGGAAACCCAGCCCTCCTTCGAAACAACCCTCAAGTCAAAAGCTGTGTCTGAGAATTGCAATGTGAAGTTCTCGTGTGTGGTCACAG GACACCCTATTCCTCAAGTCATTTGGTACAAGGATGACATGCAGTTAGACAGATACTGTGGACTGCCTAAATATGAAATCTTCCGCAATGGACAAAACCATTCCCTGCACATCTACAA TTGCACTGTGGAGGACGCAGCTATATACCAGACGTCAGCCAGCAACAGTAAGGGCATTGTGTCCTGCTCTGGGGTTCTGGAGGTAGGCGAAATGAACGAGTTCAAGATCCACCAGCGGTACTTCGCCAAGCTCAAACAAAAGGCAGAGAACAGACGCAAAGAAGCGGAAGGTAAAGAGAACCAGGAGCCGCTACGAACCATCAGTCCAGACCGCACACAGAGGAAGCGTCGTTCCACAATGGAGGCCTTTCTCAGCACGCCAAGCTCCATGGAGGATGAAGGCATTGAGGAGAGCATTCAGGCTGTAGCTGTAGAGACTGAAGCCAGGTTACAGGAGGCAGCtgtggaagaggtggaggaaaagCCAGTCCCCATCACTAATGGAGCAGTGTCAGCTGTAACTAATGGTCAGGCCATCGTTGAAAACGGTAACAAAAACGGGACGTATATATATGACTCTGCCCAGAAGATTTTTACTGCACACCAACCCAAAACTCCCTTTGTCAAAAAGAAGATTAAAATTTCCAACAGTACACAGGGAGAGCAGTCATCTGAGGAAAAAAGGTCAAAAGATGAGACCTTAACCTCTGTAGCTCTGGCCTGCACAGAGTCAGTTCAGTCTGATGGGAATTCAGAAGAGCTTATGGAAGTAGAGAACATTGTTGGTTCATCAGTTGTGGATTCAGGCTCAAGGATTGTGACAGAACCACCTCAGAAATCAGAAACAGAGGAAGTACTGCGTGCTGAAAGGCCTTCAAAGGGTGAAAACACATGTGTTAAGGTTGCTGTTCCTTCAAAGAAAGGACAGATGCCTGCCTCAGTACCCGCTGCTGCTCCTACATCTACAAGTCATACTGCCTCAGGAACTGAAGGTAAAAAAGCGGAAAAGCATGAGAAGAAAGCTGGAGGTAAAGATAGTAAACAAAATTTGGAAATGAAGAGCCAAAGTCCTCACATGACCTCAAAACAGCAACAGCCAAGTGCTGCAGCAGCATCCAGACAACCCAAAAGCATAGTAAAGGGGAACATTTCTAAAACAGAACATGTTACAGTCATGGATGTGGACGAGAAGTCAAATACTCCCACTGGTGGATCTTTAGCACAAAGAGACATTGAGTCAGTGAACACACCTCGGGAAAGCAGAAGTTCTTTACTTCAACGTCCATGTGAACAGGCTGGAGATCAACTGTCTGCAAAGGAAACAAGCCCCACCCAGAATAATGTGTCCGTGTCTCGGCCGGCGCTGCTGAACGAG GTTACACAGGCTCATACAAAGATGAACAGGAATGATGCACCTGTCAGCCTTGAGCTTCCAACCAACCAGACGGGTGCGCAACCACCACGAAAGACcggatcagagagagagaccacgGCAGATGACATCCAGACCCCGTCTTTGCACTGTGGTCTTCCAGCAGCAATTGACAAAATGACACAGGACACATGGGATCATTCCAGGGGATCAAATGAAAGCCATACAGCCCTTTTTACAGACATACAGAAGTCACCACTCCAAAGCCCTGGTGGCGGTGAGAACTCCCAAGGGTGTAACGTTACTTCAAGCGCCCAGCAAAGCCAAATTAATACAGCTATAAAAACAGTTGAAGGGACAGAAATACAAGTTGATGAAGAGGTAGAAGGCAACAAGGTAGGTAAGTTATTAGAGCAGTCTGGCGGCGTGGCTCCAGATGAGAAGGTAGTTGAGATGGAGACTGAAAGTGCTGCTCTGCATGTGAATGAACACACTGAAACGGAAATAGCAAATAAAGACACTGATGTTATCATTGTGGATGCATCTAATAAGGAAACTGAGAAGAATAAGCATATATCAGAAATGGAGGAGGAAACTAGTTCAGCAACACAGGATCTACAGTCATCTATGTTGGAGCCTGCAATCCCACTCCTGACGAAAacttcagaaaacacaaacatgtccgATCTCCAGATTAAAGAGTTCCAGGAAATTCCAAAGCCTGTCACAAAAATCATATCTATAGCTGAAATGTTGAGATCACAAATAAAGGCTCTTGAATCCACACTAACAAATTCAGTGACCACCTTACCGTTTCATGCTGGCTTTGTGCAAGTTCCAACTACAAGTGTGACAGAACCATGTGAGGAGTTTAAAGAGAATAACAGCAACGCGACAGTGAAGAAGTTGATGTCTGACAGGAAAACTGACACAAGTATTACTCCtcccaaaaacataaaagaaaccCTCGTTGAGGTTTATAATCTACTAAATAAAACGGATCAGGAACAAACTCAGTCTCAAGGTGCAACTTCACCGCCTGTTGAGGCTTTACAAAAACCTCCTGTAATCCCTCCTATCTCTGTCATAGACACTGGCACCACTGCAGGACTTCATGGCAGCGACAAAAAATATCAAGAAGGTGTCATGGACATTTGCCAGGAAACTGGAGCCTCAACTCAGGTTCCTCTGATAGATTGCCCTGTTGTTTCCCTTTCTGGgagtgaaaatgtcaaacacaatcttcctcctttgacctctaagGATGACCTGACCACGAGACCTTCATCTGGAACTGTCACTCGAGAACATGAGACTCCACTTGCAGTGACACCTATAGTCAGCGGTCAAGAGTCAAATATTACAGATTTGGAGCATGTCAAATGTGAATCTGTTCAAGGCAAAGATATGAGAGTTTCACAAAAATTAATCCCAGAAACTAAACTCAACTACAAATCTGCAATGGGGAATGCGGAAATTAATTCCACAACACTAGATCAATACAAAATGGAAGAACACGACACAAACACCAGTTCTTTGCAGAGTGTCCAAACGTTTCCCGCTAAAAGTGTACTTGGAACAGGTACACAAGAGAATAATCTTCACATTATTCAGCAGGACAGCTCAATGGTTGAGGAATTATCAAGGAGTGTCTTTTTGGGCAATCCAACTCCTGGGGCTAGTCCACTGTTAAAGAAGCGAGACTGTGTTTCTCCCATTCCTTCTGCCACTCCACAAGAGCTAGCCTCTGGGGCCCGACGCAAAATCCTGGCACCCAAGGCCAAACCCGAGGAGACCTCAGAGGCCACATCACCGGTTGATAACCAAACTCAGGAAAAGGAAGTTCCTACAGAGAGCAGAAAGCTTTCCGCAACTCCCGTAACTTTTGCTACGTCTCCAAGCCTGTCAAGAAGGTCACCTCTACTTCAGCCCCCTGTCGAGCAAACCTCTCCTGCAGAAAGGCGTTCTCCACTCTTTAGCAGGAGGAAGATGCCATCCGAGACTCAAGCACCAAGCAAACCGCCCACTGAGGAGATCCACACCCCCAAAACTGAGGGAAAACCTGCAGAGAAGGAAAAGCATGACCCATTCAAAG CTCCTCAAGTTATTCGTAAGATAAGGGCAGAAACCTTTGCAGATGCCTCAGGACACTTGAAACTGTGGTGCCAGTTCTTCAACGTACTTAGTGACTCTACAATCAAATGGTACAGAAATGAAGAGGCCATTGCTCAGATTAAAAGAAA TGCAGGGGATGAAACTCAGGTCAATCTTGCCATTGTTCAGGCATCATGCAAAGACTCTGGTGTTTATGGATGCACAATCACAAATGAATATGGGAGCGACTCAACAGACTGTCTCCTTAGTGCAGACA TCTTGGCTGGAATGTCCCTACGTGAGGACCTTGCTG TTGGAGAAGAGATCGAAATGACACCCATGATATTCAACAAGGGTGTGGCTGATTCTGGCGTCTGGGGTAACAATTTTTTTGGCCGTATAATGATGCAGGAATCTCATATCGGGGATGGCTGTTCTCACAAAGTCTGGAGGGCAAAAGTCATCTATGGTCTGGAGCCTGTGTTTGAGTCTGGAAACACATGTATCATTAAAGTATGCAACCCCATCGCCTATGGAGGCAAAGCAGAGAGCTGCCTTATAGACAGGAACCTGGAAATTGTCAAGCAG GAGTGTAAAATTCAGAACTTGGCTCGAGAATACTGCAAAATCTTCTCTGCAGAGGCAAGAGTGATTGAAAACTTTGGCCCTTCGCTCGA AGTGATCCCAGTCTACCTGATTTACCGACCAGCAAACACTGTCCCTTATGCCAAAGTGGAGGCTGATCTGTCAGGAGTCTATCAGAAATACTCTGTCCTGGATAATTCAGGCAGATTAGACACAAGGTCTGGCTCTGAGGCGGAGCAGAAGTGCTGTGCCCTGCAGCACTGGATCTTTCAGTGGACCAATGGCAGTCTGCTACTCACTAGACTCGAAG GTGTTGACACCAAGATCACCAATGTTGGGATTTCAGTTAAATCGACAGG tcATCAAGGTCTGTCTGTTGAAGGGAATCCCAAAGTTTTTGAGCAGTTTGTCTCCCAGCACCAGTGTAACTACTTCTGTGGTCTGCTCAGCTTGAGGTCACTAAAGGTCATGGACTCTTTATTGACTCCAACGAAGCCCAAGGGCTCCCGGAGCCCCTTAC